The following are encoded together in the Candidatus Curtissbacteria bacterium genome:
- the pheS gene encoding phenylalanine--tRNA ligase subunit alpha — protein MEEIVGIFAKLGFFLQSYPEVDWDWYAFESLNMPKDHPARDDWETFFIKAPTNSRYGSQVLTPHTSNGQVREMERVKNPPIRMLNIARCYRRQIDVSHTPMFHQFEGLLVDKNVSIPDLKGTLDYFSTNFFGKQRVTRLRPHHFRFTEPSFEVDVTCGVCLGKGCRFCKSGWVELGGAGMVHPNVLKAGGIDPKEYSGFAFGWGIERTIAMRTDLGDIRLLYQNDLRFLEQF, from the coding sequence ATGGAAGAAATCGTCGGAATTTTTGCCAAACTCGGCTTTTTTCTCCAAAGCTATCCCGAAGTCGATTGGGATTGGTACGCTTTTGAATCCCTAAACATGCCAAAAGATCACCCTGCGAGAGACGACTGGGAAACTTTTTTCATCAAAGCTCCCACGAACTCCCGTTACGGGAGCCAGGTTCTCACACCTCACACATCAAACGGCCAGGTCCGTGAAATGGAGCGAGTCAAAAATCCGCCGATTCGAATGCTCAACATCGCAAGATGTTACCGAAGACAAATCGACGTTTCTCACACGCCAATGTTTCATCAATTCGAAGGTTTATTGGTCGACAAAAACGTATCGATTCCAGATCTCAAAGGAACTTTGGATTATTTCTCGACAAACTTTTTTGGCAAACAAAGAGTAACGAGGCTTCGCCCTCATCACTTCCGCTTCACCGAACCATCTTTCGAAGTCGACGTCACTTGTGGCGTTTGTTTAGGTAAAGGATGCCGTTTTTGCAAATCTGGCTGGGTCGAACTCGGCGGCGCGGGCATGGTTCACCCCAACGTTCTCAAAGCCGGAGGCATCGACCCAAAAGAATATTCCGGGTTCGCGTTCGGATGGGGAATAGAACGAACCATCGCCATGAGAACAGACCTTGGGGACATTCGTTTGCTTTACCAAAACGACCTAAGGTTCCTAGAACAATTCTAA